One genomic region from Candidatus Nitrosopumilus koreensis AR1 encodes:
- the argH gene encoding argininosuccinate lyase, whose product MYRSRLGNDLSDITLDYVSSIDDDSTIAFYDILGSQAHTLMLYQQKIITKNDAKKILSSLESLKDETFDSSSGAEDIHELIESLVIKKAGMASGGKMHTARSRNDQVVLDIRMKIRDDINIICNYLLDAIEALVSVAKNHQKTIMPLYTHLQQAQAGLFSHYLLAHADVLSRDFQRLYGTFERINQSPLGAGPVGGTSIQIDRNSTAKMLGFDGVVENSLDATSTRDFVAEYISMIAILMTNLSKIAEDFVIWSTTEFSFIELSDEFTSPSSVMPQKKNPDILELTRGKTAEVIGNLTAILSTIKGLASGYGRDLQQIKSSIWSTSKISISALLIFKSMLLTLKVNEKQMKKVTESSNLIALDVAEKLVQEGIPFRETHKIAGSLVQLAHASKKPLSKLTSSDIKKSVTGTKVDSKLVSKILSSTTVVSSLKERKSFGSSGYDEQKRMISDRLSKINDFRTKITHRENKINSSLNDLKKQIDEIIQK is encoded by the coding sequence ATGTATCGTTCTCGTCTTGGCAATGATTTGAGTGATATTACTTTAGATTATGTATCCTCAATTGACGATGATTCTACAATTGCTTTCTATGATATTCTTGGAAGTCAAGCTCATACATTGATGTTATATCAACAAAAGATTATTACAAAAAATGATGCAAAAAAAATTCTCTCTTCTCTTGAGAGCTTAAAAGATGAAACATTCGATTCATCTTCAGGTGCTGAAGATATTCATGAACTAATTGAATCACTAGTGATCAAAAAAGCTGGGATGGCAAGTGGGGGTAAAATGCATACTGCAAGATCAAGAAACGACCAAGTTGTTTTAGATATTAGGATGAAGATTAGAGATGATATCAACATTATCTGTAATTACCTTTTAGACGCCATTGAAGCTCTTGTTTCTGTGGCTAAAAATCATCAAAAAACAATCATGCCTCTTTACACTCATCTTCAACAAGCTCAAGCAGGTCTGTTTTCTCATTACCTTCTTGCACATGCAGATGTTTTATCTAGGGATTTTCAGAGACTTTATGGAACTTTTGAAAGAATAAATCAAAGCCCACTTGGAGCCGGACCTGTTGGGGGAACAAGTATTCAGATTGATAGAAATAGCACTGCCAAGATGTTGGGCTTTGATGGTGTAGTTGAAAATTCACTTGATGCAACCAGTACCCGTGATTTTGTAGCAGAATACATTTCAATGATTGCAATTTTAATGACTAATCTAAGTAAGATTGCTGAAGATTTTGTTATATGGTCTACAACTGAATTTTCTTTTATTGAATTATCTGATGAATTTACATCCCCTTCAAGTGTAATGCCTCAAAAGAAAAATCCTGATATTTTGGAATTAACTCGTGGAAAAACAGCCGAAGTAATTGGAAATCTTACTGCAATCCTATCTACTATCAAAGGATTGGCATCTGGTTACGGTCGTGATTTACAACAAATAAAATCTTCAATATGGTCTACCTCAAAAATTTCAATTAGTGCTTTGTTAATTTTCAAATCAATGCTTCTAACTTTGAAAGTTAATGAAAAACAAATGAAAAAAGTGACAGAATCAAGTAATCTTATTGCTTTAGATGTTGCAGAAAAATTAGTTCAAGAAGGAATTCCATTCCGTGAAACTCATAAAATTGCAGGCTCATTGGTTCAATTGGCACATGCCTCAAAAAAACCTCTTTCAAAACTAACTTCTTCTGACATCAAAAAATCTGTGACTGGCACAAAAGTTGATTCTAAACTGGTTTCAAAAATTCTCTCTTCTACAACTGTTGTCTCCTCACTTAAGGAACGAAAATCTTTTGGTTCTTCAGGATATGATGAACAAAAAAGGATGATTTCTGACAGACTCAGTAAAATCAATGATTTTAGAACTAAAATCACTCATAGAGAAAACAAAATTAACTCTTCTCTTAATGATTTGAAAAAACAGATAGATGAAATAATTCAAAAATAA
- a CDS encoding glutamyl-tRNA reductase, with protein sequence MGNVNFDVMNMRVTFKNVPIYSLSKFAFKDVGAACEEFKKIPGVDECIIIQTASRVEIFIVSNMEDEDSPDARRNEAKGLVLNQVKDTWVSLSALEQIDIDHFDQTIEVYKGNDVYLHLLRLAAGLDSFVIGKREVYDEITQSLEKAKQAGTSGKTLNKLFDSVIRLARKMRDATGIEKDVISLGDVAVKLVDEKAGLDAKKKVLLLGTGEAAAQVAKTLNKKEIAYDVASRTIDRATGFSTIVGGTPVNFEDALAGLDKYDIVFVATTADYFIITHERIRLVMEEKKKGTLIMDISEPRAVNEDITSLPGIKLLFRDQIAEIYDESVKARKGIVPAVEKIIEKELPVLSIRMQKLEN encoded by the coding sequence TTGGGTAATGTAAATTTTGATGTAATGAATATGAGAGTAACTTTCAAAAATGTTCCAATTTATTCTCTGTCAAAATTTGCATTCAAAGATGTAGGCGCAGCATGTGAAGAATTCAAAAAAATTCCCGGTGTTGATGAATGTATCATAATTCAAACTGCAAGTAGAGTTGAAATTTTTATTGTGAGTAATATGGAAGATGAAGACTCTCCTGATGCCAGAAGAAATGAAGCTAAAGGCCTTGTCTTAAATCAAGTCAAAGATACATGGGTATCATTGTCTGCATTGGAACAAATAGATATTGATCATTTTGATCAAACAATTGAAGTCTATAAGGGCAATGATGTATATCTTCATCTGTTACGTTTAGCTGCAGGACTTGATTCTTTTGTTATAGGAAAGAGAGAAGTTTATGATGAAATTACTCAATCCTTAGAAAAAGCAAAACAAGCCGGAACTTCAGGGAAAACACTTAACAAATTATTTGATAGCGTTATCCGATTAGCCAGAAAAATGAGGGATGCTACTGGAATTGAAAAAGATGTAATATCTCTTGGCGATGTTGCAGTAAAATTAGTAGATGAAAAAGCTGGCTTGGATGCAAAAAAGAAAGTATTGTTATTAGGAACTGGTGAGGCTGCTGCTCAAGTTGCCAAAACACTAAACAAGAAAGAAATTGCATATGATGTTGCAAGTAGAACTATTGATAGAGCCACAGGGTTTTCAACAATTGTAGGTGGAACACCTGTAAATTTTGAAGATGCGTTAGCTGGTTTGGATAAATATGATATTGTATTTGTTGCAACAACCGCTGATTATTTCATTATCACTCATGAAAGAATTAGATTAGTTATGGAAGAAAAGAAGAAAGGAACTCTTATCATGGATATTTCCGAACCAAGAGCTGTAAATGAGGATATTACATCTCTTCCAGGAATTAAATTATTGTTCAGAGACCAAATTGCAGAAATATATGATGAAAGTGTTAAAGCTAGAAAAGGTATTGTTCCTGCAGTTGAAAAAATTATAGAAAAAGAGTTACCTGTATTGTCAATTAGAATGCAAAAATTAGAAAATTAA
- a CDS encoding DUF1059 domain-containing protein, whose protein sequence is MAELKCRDYGFECDFVASGDMEEVIENFRNHTDEEHGIDYSKEAIMQFLLRKQGL, encoded by the coding sequence ATGGCAGAACTAAAGTGCAGAGATTATGGTTTTGAATGTGATTTTGTAGCTAGTGGAGACATGGAAGAAGTAATTGAAAACTTTAGAAATCATACTGATGAAGAACATGGAATTGATTATTCTAAAGAAGCTATTATGCAATTTCTACTAAGAAAACAGGGCCTCTAA
- a CDS encoding FAD-binding oxidoreductase: protein MVSETKAKVVYRELLKEDLVIIRLVPEGGMPEYKTGQFLTIGVPIPAEKKIVRRAYSIASHPENREYFEFVIRWVRKPLPGRVTTELFYASVGDEVWLGDPSGTALQISDVLPNGQEDKRRVICVGGGTGIAPFVAFAKHFHDINDKREIVVLHGASYVDELSYKRFFTDLEMESERRGRDQWNFRYRAAISRPKEFFNRSWNGHVGRVESFFAPDKKTGLSPVEEMVGEKITPENTIIYICGYQGTIDGVIDSLGPQGFVTEHEKKPDGSFGIKFESYG, encoded by the coding sequence ATGGTTAGTGAGACAAAGGCCAAGGTCGTTTATAGAGAATTATTAAAAGAAGATCTTGTAATTATTAGATTAGTTCCTGAAGGTGGAATGCCGGAGTACAAAACTGGGCAATTTTTAACAATAGGAGTTCCAATACCAGCTGAGAAAAAAATTGTAAGAAGAGCATATTCAATTGCATCACATCCAGAAAATAGAGAGTATTTTGAATTTGTAATTAGATGGGTGAGAAAACCACTTCCAGGCAGAGTAACTACAGAATTATTCTATGCAAGTGTTGGCGATGAAGTTTGGTTAGGAGATCCAAGTGGAACTGCGTTACAAATTAGTGACGTACTACCAAATGGACAAGAGGATAAAAGGAGAGTGATTTGTGTTGGTGGTGGTACAGGTATTGCACCATTTGTTGCATTTGCAAAACATTTCCATGACATAAATGATAAACGAGAAATTGTTGTATTGCATGGTGCCAGTTATGTTGATGAATTAAGTTACAAACGTTTCTTTACAGATTTAGAGATGGAAAGTGAAAGGAGAGGAAGAGATCAATGGAACTTTAGATACAGAGCAGCAATCAGTAGACCAAAAGAATTCTTCAATAGATCTTGGAATGGTCACGTAGGTAGAGTTGAATCATTTTTTGCACCAGACAAAAAAACAGGATTATCCCCTGTAGAAGAGATGGTTGGTGAGAAAATTACCCCCGAAAATACAATAATCTACATTTGTGGTTATCAAGGAACCATTGATGGAGTAATTGATTCTCTAGGTCCACAAGGCTTTGTTACTGAACATGAAAAGAAGCCAGATGGTAGTTTTGGAATCAAGTTTGAATCATACGGATAA
- a CDS encoding inositol monophosphatase family protein, which translates to MEVIEILREVSNKIYENVKDLAGTEHAAGDFGRGAGGDISRNIDIIAEKTVIDYLKEINFPCVVLGEECGRVELSKEPKGFVIMDAIDGSANAVRGVPFFCSSLAFATENKLSSITDGVITNLDNGEMYWASKNKGSFFNQEQMKVHDRDPIYKIIGINTSGATTELMKKLHPIFENHNHTRHFGANALEMALFARGLMDIFIDLRDKIRIQDIAAGYLIVKEAGGLLLDADLNPLDADLSYDTRVSFIAAANQKILDEIMSQINE; encoded by the coding sequence ATGGAAGTAATTGAAATTCTTCGCGAAGTTTCAAACAAGATTTATGAAAATGTAAAAGATCTTGCAGGAACTGAACATGCTGCAGGAGATTTTGGAAGAGGTGCAGGGGGAGATATTTCAAGAAACATAGACATTATTGCAGAGAAAACAGTTATTGATTATCTAAAAGAAATCAATTTTCCATGTGTAGTTTTAGGTGAAGAGTGTGGCAGAGTGGAATTATCAAAAGAACCAAAAGGATTTGTTATCATGGATGCAATTGATGGTTCTGCAAATGCTGTTAGAGGAGTTCCTTTCTTTTGCAGTTCATTAGCTTTTGCAACAGAAAACAAACTTAGTTCTATTACAGATGGAGTAATCACAAATCTAGATAATGGTGAGATGTATTGGGCGTCTAAAAACAAAGGTTCATTTTTCAATCAAGAACAAATGAAAGTGCACGATAGGGATCCTATTTACAAAATTATTGGAATCAATACATCAGGTGCAACAACAGAATTAATGAAGAAGCTTCATCCCATATTTGAAAATCATAATCACACAAGACATTTTGGTGCTAACGCTCTTGAGATGGCATTGTTTGCAAGAGGATTAATGGATATTTTTATTGATTTACGAGATAAAATTAGAATTCAAGACATTGCAGCAGGTTATCTGATTGTAAAAGAAGCAGGAGGATTGCTTTTAGATGCAGATCTTAATCCACTTGATGCGGATCTAAGCTACGATACAAGAGTTTCTTTTATTGCAGCTGCAAATCAAAAAATTCTTGATGAGATAATGTCACAGATCAATGAATAA
- a CDS encoding AAA family ATPase — MWSEKYRPQKISDMVGNEETRSVIMEWFAKWKKGTKPLLLVGPPGIGKTTIAFLVAKQFGYDMIGLNASDVRSKSRINEILTPVLGNVSVLGTPMIFVDEVDGIHGRGDYGGVAALVDILKEPTVPIILAANDDSADKMKNIKKAVKIISFKKIPPRLLRVYLENILKKENANLSPGSLIKVIDKSRGDIRSMINLTQSFVTGFNPQTETTFENIDVEEGVNAFFKAKSLEEARIVLYSMQIDPREKINAFYSSIITSNLDNNALAKYLEVISEADMLYGKIIKTQNWRLLRYLNDVLIKLYENDDRIRYAQYNLSWPLLNRIRWDGAKIKSLSSVMAKKLHLSSSAFVTIGLPFVLFCIKNKTLELELEETFGDIIDKEIELMQ, encoded by the coding sequence ATGTGGTCTGAAAAATATCGACCTCAGAAGATTTCTGATATGGTTGGAAATGAAGAAACTCGTTCAGTAATTATGGAATGGTTTGCAAAGTGGAAGAAAGGAACAAAACCTCTACTTTTAGTTGGCCCACCTGGAATAGGCAAGACCACTATTGCATTTCTTGTAGCCAAACAATTTGGTTATGATATGATTGGCCTTAATGCAAGTGATGTTAGAAGCAAATCTAGAATAAATGAAATTCTCACTCCTGTATTAGGTAATGTAAGCGTACTTGGAACTCCTATGATATTTGTTGATGAAGTTGATGGAATTCATGGCCGTGGAGATTATGGTGGTGTTGCAGCACTAGTTGATATTCTAAAAGAACCAACTGTGCCAATTATTCTAGCTGCAAATGATGACTCTGCTGATAAAATGAAAAATATCAAAAAAGCAGTTAAGATAATTTCTTTCAAAAAAATTCCACCCCGTCTTCTTCGAGTTTATTTAGAAAATATTTTGAAAAAAGAAAATGCAAATCTTAGTCCTGGCTCTTTAATCAAAGTAATTGATAAATCTCGAGGTGACATTCGTTCGATGATTAATTTAACACAATCATTTGTAACCGGATTTAATCCGCAAACAGAAACAACATTTGAAAATATTGATGTTGAAGAAGGTGTTAATGCATTTTTTAAAGCAAAATCACTTGAAGAAGCTAGAATTGTTTTGTATTCTATGCAAATTGATCCAAGGGAAAAAATAAATGCGTTTTATTCTAGCATAATTACAAGTAATTTAGACAATAATGCTCTTGCAAAATACTTGGAAGTCATTTCTGAAGCTGACATGCTTTATGGCAAAATTATAAAAACACAAAACTGGAGATTATTAAGATATCTTAATGATGTTTTGATTAAACTTTATGAAAACGATGATAGGATTAGATATGCACAATACAATCTTTCATGGCCTTTACTTAATAGAATTCGTTGGGATGGTGCTAAAATAAAATCACTATCATCTGTTATGGCAAAAAAATTACATTTGTCTTCTAGTGCCTTTGTTACAATTGGTTTACCTTTTGTTTTATTTTGTATAAAAAATAAAACATTAGAATTAGAACTGGAGGAAACATTTGGAGATATTATTGATAAGGAGATTGAATTGATGCAATGA
- a CDS encoding acyl-CoA carboxylase subunit beta has translation MHSKKLEDFGNKHKISQQGGGQDRIKAQHDKGKLTARERIDLLLDEGSFTEIDPMVTHHYHEYDMQKKKFFTDGVVGGYGTINGRQIFVFAYDFTVLGGTLSQMGAKKITKLMDHAVRTGCPVIGIMDSGGARIQEGIMSLDGFADIFYHNQLASGVVPQITASIGPSAGGSVYSPAMTDFVVMVEKAGTMFVTGPDVVKTVLGEEISFDDLGGAMTHGSKSGVAHFVAQNEYECMDCIKKLISYIPQNNSEEPPKIKTDDDPNRLDHNLINVIPENPLQPYDMKDIINSIVDNHEFFEVHELFAPNIVVGYGRMDGQAVGIIANNPMHLAGALDIDSSNKAARFIRFCDAFNIPIITLVDTPGYMPGSNQEHNGIIRHGSKLLYAYCEATVPRITLVIGKAYGGAYIAMGSKNLRTDINYAWPTARCAVLGGEAAVKIMNRKELAAADDAEALKKQLIDEFTEKFENPYVAASHGTVDNVIDPAETRPMLIKALKMLANKREKQLPRKHGNINL, from the coding sequence ATGCATTCTAAAAAACTTGAAGATTTTGGTAATAAACACAAAATTTCTCAACAAGGTGGTGGTCAAGACCGAATCAAAGCACAACATGATAAAGGTAAGTTAACTGCACGAGAAAGAATCGATCTTCTGTTAGATGAGGGCAGTTTTACCGAAATTGATCCAATGGTAACTCATCACTACCATGAATATGATATGCAGAAAAAGAAGTTCTTCACTGATGGTGTAGTTGGTGGCTATGGCACAATCAATGGCAGACAAATTTTCGTATTTGCTTATGATTTTACAGTCCTTGGTGGAACTCTAAGTCAAATGGGTGCCAAAAAAATTACTAAACTAATGGATCATGCAGTTAGAACTGGATGTCCAGTTATTGGAATTATGGATTCTGGCGGTGCAAGAATTCAAGAAGGAATTATGAGTCTTGATGGATTTGCAGATATCTTTTATCATAATCAACTAGCTTCAGGAGTTGTTCCTCAAATTACAGCAAGTATTGGTCCATCTGCAGGAGGCTCAGTGTATTCTCCAGCAATGACTGACTTTGTCGTCATGGTAGAAAAAGCAGGAACAATGTTCGTTACAGGCCCTGATGTTGTAAAGACAGTTTTAGGTGAAGAAATTTCATTTGATGATCTTGGTGGTGCAATGACACATGGTTCAAAAAGTGGAGTTGCGCACTTTGTTGCACAAAACGAATACGAATGTATGGATTGCATCAAGAAATTGATCTCTTATATTCCACAAAATAATTCTGAAGAACCACCAAAAATAAAAACTGATGATGATCCAAATAGACTAGATCATAATCTAATTAACGTTATTCCAGAAAATCCATTACAACCATATGATATGAAAGATATCATTAATTCTATTGTTGATAACCATGAATTCTTTGAAGTTCATGAATTGTTTGCACCAAATATTGTTGTAGGTTATGGTAGAATGGATGGACAAGCAGTTGGTATTATTGCAAACAATCCAATGCATCTTGCAGGTGCACTTGATATTGATTCATCAAACAAAGCCGCACGTTTCATTAGATTTTGTGATGCATTTAACATTCCCATTATCACTTTGGTAGATACACCAGGTTACATGCCAGGTTCAAACCAAGAACATAACGGTATAATTAGACATGGAAGCAAATTGCTTTATGCATATTGTGAGGCAACTGTTCCACGAATTACACTTGTAATTGGAAAGGCATATGGTGGTGCATACATTGCAATGGGAAGCAAAAATCTTAGAACTGATATTAATTATGCGTGGCCAACTGCACGTTGTGCTGTATTAGGTGGTGAGGCTGCGGTAAAAATCATGAACAGAAAAGAATTGGCAGCTGCAGATGATGCTGAAGCACTAAAGAAACAACTAATCGATGAGTTTACAGAAAAATTTGAAAATCCTTATGTTGCAGCATCTCATGGAACCGTAGATAACGTAATTGATCCTGCAGAAACAAGACCTATGTTAATAAAAGCACTCAAAATGCTAGCAAACAAGAGAGAAAAACAACTTCCTAGAAAACATGGAAATATCAATTTGTGA
- a CDS encoding acetyl-CoA carboxylase biotin carboxylase subunit, translated as MIEKVLIANRGEIALRVIRTCNALGIKTVAVYSDEDYNSLHVKKADESYHIGEAAPAKSYLNQEKILEVMLSSGTDAVHPGYGFLSENDDFARLCEKNKITFIGPSADSMNLCGDKMECKAAMLKAKVPTVPGSPGLVDTADEAEKIANEIGYPVLLKSVYGGGGRGIRLVTNDKELQEGFETVTSESISAVGKSAIIVEKFLEKTRHIEYQMCRDHHGNAVHLFERECSIQRRNQKLIEQTPSPVVDAAKREEIGELVVKAAEAVDYTNLGTAEFLRADSGEFYFIEINARLQVEHPISEMVSGLDFVKLQIDIANGEPLPFKQKDLKMNGYAIECRINAEDTFLDFAPSTGPVPDVTIPAGPNVRCDTYLYPGCTVSPFYDSLMAKLCTWGPTFEESRTRMLTALNDMYVEGVETSIPLYKTILNSEEYKNGELSTDFLKRYGMIDRLTEDLKKEKENKSEAALAAAIIHSEYFKNRIQNDSTSSATWKNKLD; from the coding sequence ATGATTGAGAAAGTACTTATCGCAAATAGAGGAGAAATTGCTCTTAGAGTAATCAGAACATGTAATGCATTAGGTATAAAGACTGTTGCGGTATATTCTGATGAAGATTACAATTCTTTACATGTAAAGAAAGCTGATGAATCTTATCATATTGGTGAAGCAGCTCCTGCAAAATCATATCTTAATCAAGAAAAAATTCTTGAAGTAATGTTGTCTTCCGGAACAGATGCTGTTCATCCTGGTTATGGCTTTCTTTCTGAAAACGATGACTTTGCAAGACTATGTGAAAAAAATAAAATCACTTTCATTGGCCCATCTGCTGATTCGATGAATCTGTGTGGTGATAAGATGGAATGTAAGGCTGCAATGTTAAAAGCTAAAGTTCCAACAGTTCCTGGAAGTCCAGGACTAGTAGATACTGCCGATGAAGCAGAAAAAATTGCAAATGAAATTGGTTATCCTGTACTCTTGAAATCCGTTTATGGTGGTGGAGGTCGTGGAATTAGATTAGTTACTAATGATAAAGAATTGCAAGAAGGTTTTGAAACAGTAACATCTGAATCTATTTCTGCTGTAGGAAAATCTGCAATTATTGTTGAAAAATTCTTAGAAAAAACAAGACACATTGAATATCAAATGTGTAGAGATCATCATGGCAATGCAGTCCATCTATTTGAGAGAGAATGTTCCATTCAAAGACGAAATCAGAAATTAATTGAACAAACCCCATCACCTGTCGTAGATGCTGCAAAAAGAGAAGAAATTGGTGAATTAGTTGTTAAAGCAGCAGAAGCTGTTGATTATACTAACCTGGGTACAGCAGAATTTTTGAGAGCAGACTCTGGTGAATTTTATTTTATTGAAATTAACGCAAGACTACAAGTAGAACATCCTATCAGTGAAATGGTTTCAGGATTGGATTTTGTTAAATTGCAGATTGATATTGCAAATGGAGAACCACTTCCATTCAAACAAAAAGATCTAAAGATGAATGGTTATGCAATTGAATGTAGAATTAATGCAGAAGATACCTTTTTGGACTTCGCACCTTCTACTGGACCTGTTCCAGATGTGACAATCCCAGCAGGACCAAATGTTCGATGTGATACCTATCTTTATCCTGGATGTACAGTATCTCCATTTTATGACTCATTAATGGCAAAGCTCTGTACATGGGGACCAACATTTGAAGAATCTAGAACTAGAATGCTTACTGCATTAAATGATATGTATGTTGAAGGCGTAGAAACATCCATTCCTCTCTACAAAACAATTCTCAATTCTGAAGAATACAAAAATGGAGAGTTATCTACTGACTTTTTAAAACGTTATGGTATGATTGACAGATTAACTGAAGACCTTAAAAAAGAAAAAGAAAACAAGAGTGAGGCTGCTTTGGCTGCAGCTATTATTCATTCTGAATACTTCAAAAATAGAATTCAAAACGACAGCACTAGTAGTGCAACTTGGAAAAACAAACTGGATTGA
- a CDS encoding acetyl-CoA carboxylase biotin carboxyl carrier protein subunit, with amino-acid sequence MNYKIPDIEKSFEGKIVEILGNNDYVIKINDKEHQLRILNMNAKGIEFILDQQYHKAKYLETLTNEMNLVIDNVPITLNMNTHFDEVVFKNSGGAAAGGAQLALKSQIPGKVVSIAVSEGDSVKKGDVVCTLESMKMQVAVKAHKDGAIKNLKIKEGATVAKGDVIADLE; translated from the coding sequence ATGAACTATAAGATACCTGACATTGAAAAATCATTTGAAGGGAAAATTGTTGAAATCTTAGGTAACAATGACTATGTAATTAAGATAAATGACAAAGAACATCAATTACGAATTCTTAATATGAATGCAAAAGGAATAGAATTCATTTTAGATCAACAATATCATAAAGCAAAATATCTTGAAACTTTAACCAACGAAATGAATCTTGTAATTGATAATGTTCCAATCACACTAAATATGAACACACATTTTGATGAGGTTGTTTTCAAAAATTCAGGCGGTGCTGCTGCTGGTGGTGCTCAATTGGCACTCAAAAGCCAAATTCCAGGCAAAGTTGTATCTATCGCAGTTTCCGAAGGTGATTCAGTTAAGAAAGGTGATGTTGTTTGTACTTTAGAATCAATGAAGATGCAAGTTGCAGTAAAAGCACACAAAGACGGTGCTATAAAAAATCTCAAAATTAAAGAAGGTGCAACTGTTGCAAAAGGCGATGTTATTGCTGATTTAGAATAA
- a CDS encoding redoxin domain-containing protein: MSVNIGDTAPDFELPDTELKMRTLDEFKGKKIVLSFIVAASSPVCETELCTFRDSWQEIADMGAQVIAISNDGPFANKAFAEKHKFNFPLLGDYNSKTIRDYDILMKDLLHIKDYNAAKRSVFIIMEDGKIGYKWVSEDPLKEPNYEEIKNFLK, encoded by the coding sequence ATGTCAGTCAATATCGGAGATACTGCTCCAGATTTTGAGCTTCCAGATACAGAACTAAAAATGCGGACTTTGGATGAATTCAAAGGTAAAAAAATCGTTCTTTCATTCATAGTTGCAGCAAGTTCTCCAGTATGTGAAACTGAGCTATGTACATTTAGAGATTCTTGGCAAGAAATTGCCGACATGGGTGCACAGGTAATAGCAATCAGTAACGACGGTCCTTTTGCAAATAAAGCATTTGCAGAAAAACACAAATTCAATTTTCCATTATTGGGAGATTACAATAGCAAAACAATTAGAGATTACGACATATTGATGAAAGATTTGCTTCACATAAAAGACTACAATGCAGCTAAACGTTCTGTTTTTATAATTATGGAAGACGGAAAGATTGGTTACAAATGGGTTTCAGAAGATCCATTAAAAGAACCAAACTATGAAGAGATTAAAAATTTCCTAAAATAG
- a CDS encoding NADH-quinone oxidoreductase subunit A yields the protein MFAFGIVAMAPALIISRMVSPRKRSNPVKFLPMECGQVPSGEGRTHFMMQYYPYILMFVVFDVMAIFLYAWGSALLELPKSATLPMMGFLAIMFGAMAFALYQSGRRRIW from the coding sequence ATGTTTGCCTTTGGTATAGTAGCAATGGCACCTGCATTAATTATTTCACGAATGGTTTCTCCTCGAAAACGAAGCAATCCTGTAAAATTTTTACCAATGGAATGTGGTCAAGTCCCATCTGGAGAAGGACGAACGCATTTCATGATGCAGTATTATCCGTATATTCTCATGTTTGTAGTATTTGATGTAATGGCAATTTTCTTGTATGCATGGGGAAGTGCACTTTTGGAACTCCCAAAGAGTGCAACTTTACCGATGATGGGATTTTTAGCTATAATGTTTGGTGCAATGGCATTTGCATTGTATCAATCAGGGAGAAGAAGAATATGGTAG
- a CDS encoding NADH-quinone oxidoreductase subunit B, whose product MLKDLVTPENANVFVGKLGDILERAIDKPLGYAINWGRIWSLWPVHIETACCSVEFGAASSPRYDVERFGIIEAFGSLRQCDLVVVQGTITRKMAPRLRLVYDQMPEPKYVIAMGACAITGGLYFDSYNVLPGIDGVIPVDVYVPGCPPRPETLIQGCILLQEKIKRMKARKFV is encoded by the coding sequence TTGCTTAAAGACTTAGTTACACCAGAAAATGCAAATGTCTTTGTAGGAAAACTCGGGGATATTTTAGAAAGAGCAATCGATAAACCATTGGGCTACGCCATCAATTGGGGTAGAATTTGGTCACTCTGGCCTGTCCACATTGAAACAGCTTGTTGCAGCGTAGAATTTGGTGCCGCATCAAGTCCAAGATACGATGTTGAAAGATTCGGTATCATTGAAGCATTTGGATCACTTAGACAATGTGATCTAGTTGTTGTTCAAGGTACTATTACAAGAAAGATGGCGCCACGCCTAAGATTAGTTTATGATCAAATGCCAGAACCAAAGTACGTAATTGCTATGGGAGCTTGTGCAATTACTGGAGGATTGTATTTTGATTCATACAATGTACTTCCAGGAATTGACGGAGTGATTCCAGTTGATGTCTATGTTCCAGGTTGCCCACCTAGACCTGAGACTCTCATACAAGGATGTATTTTGTTGCAAGAGAAAATCAAGAGAATGAAGGCTAGGAAGTTTGTATAA